The Kribbella amoyensis genomic sequence CCCCGAAGTCAGTGAGTGCTTGAGTCAGGACGACCACCGCGGGGGACCACACCCATCATCCTCACTGTGAGTGGTGCAGGTCCGCTCCCACCCACGACCGCCGGACCGCGTGCCTCAACAACTGCTGCGAGCTTGCTCGCGTCCTCGGCCGTTCGGCGGGGTGAGGTTGACCGCGACCGCCTGTGTTGCTCGGTTCAGTTCTCGAAGATTGATTCGATGAGGCGGTCCGAGGCTTGGCCGTCGTCCAGGTGGCAGTAGCGGGTTCGGAAGGCTTCGTAGGCGTTTGCGTGCTGCCGGCCGACCGCTTCCTCTTCCGCCAAGGCTTCCGTCAGCTCGCCGGTCGTCGTCACGAGCGGGCCCGGGGCTTCTTCCTCCAGATTGAAGTAGAAGCCGCGCAGCTGGTCCCGGTAGTCCTTCAGGTCGTACGTGAAGAACACCATCGGTCGCCCGGTGATCGCGAAGTCGAACATCGTCGACGAGTAGTCCGTGACCATCGCGTCGGCCGCCAGGTACAGCGCCTGGATGTCCGGGTGCCCGCTCACGTCCCGCACGCGCGGGTGCCGCGGTACCGGGGACGCCGCCGCGACCAGGTGATGGAAGCGGAACAGCAGCACCGTGTTCTCCGGCAACCCCGCGAGCACCTGCTCCACCTCGGCGGCCAGCGGATTCGGCGCCGGGGATCCCGTCAACGCGTCGTCCCGCCAAGTCGGCGTGTAGAGCACAGCCCGCGTGTCCGGCGTCAGCCCGAGATCCGCGCGCACCTTCTCCCGCAGATCGTCCGCGTTCGGCCCCGACAGCACGTCGTTCCGGGGGTACCCGATCTCCAGGACCGAGCCCGTGTACCGGAACGCCTGGCGGAACTTGTCGGTCGAGAAGCGGTTCGGCGACACCAGGTGGTCCCAGCGCCGGATGTCCTTCGCCAGCCGCTTGGCATAGACGTCGGCACCCGCGTACTGCGCGTCCGGCACGTCGAAGCCGATCCGCTTCAACGGCGTGCCGTGCCAGAGCTGGACGTAGGTCGTGCGCGCCGTCTTCAGCGGATAGCGCGGCATCATGTCGTTCGCGAGGAAGTACCGCGCGGTCGCGATCCGCAGGAAGTACGCCGGGGTGTTGCGTACCACCCGCTCCACGTCGTCGGGCAGATCGACGTCGGGCCCGGAGACCACCCAGATGCGGCGCAGGTCGGGCCGTAGGACGGCTAGGCGTTCGGACACCGCGCGCGGGCTGTCGGAGTACTTGCCGCGCCAGCTCTCGAACACGACCGTGTCAGCGCTCATCGGCCGGACCTCCTGGTTTCTCGGGGACGACGTGGGCGCCCTGCAGCGCTCGGACAAGGTGCCGCTCGGTCAGCAACGGGAACCCGTGCCGGCGGCGGATCAGCATCCACAACGGGGGAGCGACGAGCAGCGCGGCCAGCAGGATCACCACGGTCTCCTGGTTCGGTACACCGAGCAGCTTCAGCGCCGACG encodes the following:
- a CDS encoding CDP-glycerol glycerophosphotransferase family protein, whose translation is MSADTVVFESWRGKYSDSPRAVSERLAVLRPDLRRIWVVSGPDVDLPDDVERVVRNTPAYFLRIATARYFLANDMMPRYPLKTARTTYVQLWHGTPLKRIGFDVPDAQYAGADVYAKRLAKDIRRWDHLVSPNRFSTDKFRQAFRYTGSVLEIGYPRNDVLSGPNADDLREKVRADLGLTPDTRAVLYTPTWRDDALTGSPAPNPLAAEVEQVLAGLPENTVLLFRFHHLVAAASPVPRHPRVRDVSGHPDIQALYLAADAMVTDYSSTMFDFAITGRPMVFFTYDLKDYRDQLRGFYFNLEEEAPGPLVTTTGELTEALAEEEAVGRQHANAYEAFRTRYCHLDDGQASDRLIESIFEN